The following proteins are co-located in the Flammeovirga kamogawensis genome:
- a CDS encoding GNAT family N-acetyltransferase: MIEWKDYKINIQSELSEFDKETICKLWNKEYPMQLAFENIDALNTYLNNLENKQHILVKNYGNQIVGWFFCFEREKQTWFATIVNSFYQHQRIGSKLLTLGKQNFGKLNGWVIDHDRYYKSDGKKYLSPINFYLRNGFKIDNDRLELPTLSAVKISSF, encoded by the coding sequence ATGATAGAGTGGAAAGACTACAAAATCAATATACAGTCTGAATTATCTGAATTTGACAAAGAAACTATCTGTAAACTTTGGAATAAAGAATATCCAATGCAATTGGCTTTCGAGAATATTGATGCTCTAAATACATACCTTAATAACTTAGAAAATAAGCAACATATTTTAGTTAAAAATTATGGCAACCAAATAGTAGGTTGGTTTTTCTGTTTTGAGAGGGAAAAACAAACTTGGTTTGCGACAATTGTAAATAGTTTTTATCAACATCAACGTATTGGCTCAAAGCTTTTGACATTAGGAAAACAAAATTTTGGCAAATTAAATGGTTGGGTAATAGATCATGACAGGTATTATAAATCAGATGGCAAGAAATATTTATCACCAATAAACTTCTATTTGAGAAATGGGTTCAAAATAGATAATGATAGACTAGAATTACCTACTTTATCAGCAGTAAAAATATCGTCCTTTTAA
- a CDS encoding DUF308 domain-containing protein, translated as MKTFIRTHDEKLTPYWWMSGLTGVSYILIGALLLIIPFGSNFQLTEFFAAILLINALFEINFIITNKSKIFSWGFNLINTVYDLLMSAILVFSNELGRYFIIYFSGFWLLSKSISSLNLGLHLKKKSFLKVLSILTSIVALVCSMFLIINELFSFLEIRGIIGVGLLSMGLSRLFDFKLQDKERY; from the coding sequence ATGAAGACATTTATAAGAACACATGACGAAAAATTGACGCCCTATTGGTGGATGTCTGGTCTTACAGGAGTTTCTTATATACTTATAGGGGCACTTCTTTTGATTATTCCTTTTGGCTCAAATTTTCAGTTAACAGAATTCTTTGCTGCAATATTATTGATCAATGCGTTGTTTGAAATAAATTTTATAATTACAAATAAATCAAAAATATTTAGCTGGGGTTTTAATTTAATTAATACTGTATATGATTTATTGATGAGTGCTATATTAGTGTTTAGTAATGAATTAGGTCGATATTTTATCATATACTTTTCTGGGTTTTGGTTATTATCAAAATCTATAAGTTCATTAAACCTTGGACTTCATTTAAAGAAAAAGTCCTTTTTAAAAGTATTGTCAATTTTAACAAGTATCGTAGCATTAGTTTGTTCAATGTTTCTAATAATTAATGAATTGTTTTCGTTTTTAGAAATTAGAGGAATTATTGGAGTAGGTTTATTATCAATGGGACTTAGTAGATTGTTTGATTTTAAACTACAAGATAAGGAGAGATACTAA
- a CDS encoding response regulator transcription factor, producing MYSINILIVDDHILFSMGIEQLIKKHFTAEVQSISNPEEALKLPLGIYDIILIDMDMPQMKGFEFIERAQKKLVGRKTKFLIVTMHDKPSIIKKTIEQKINGYILKDDNAKEFVKAIDSLKNNGTYFSERIKHILESSTKDNEVFLSPREEDILKLVAKGRSNADIATELFISTETVKTHNRNIKSKLNIENRADLVKYAIDNLLV from the coding sequence ATGTATTCTATTAATATATTAATTGTTGATGACCATATACTATTTAGTATGGGAATAGAACAACTAATAAAAAAACACTTTACCGCCGAAGTTCAATCTATTTCTAATCCTGAAGAAGCTTTAAAACTTCCATTAGGAATATATGATATCATTTTAATTGATATGGATATGCCGCAAATGAAAGGTTTTGAATTTATTGAAAGAGCTCAAAAGAAATTGGTTGGCAGAAAAACTAAATTTCTTATCGTAACAATGCACGATAAACCTTCTATTATAAAGAAAACCATAGAACAGAAAATTAATGGTTATATTCTTAAAGATGATAATGCAAAAGAATTTGTAAAAGCTATTGATAGTTTAAAAAATAATGGCACTTATTTTTCTGAAAGAATTAAACACATTCTAGAATCTTCTACAAAAGATAATGAGGTTTTCCTATCACCGCGCGAAGAAGATATATTAAAGTTAGTTGCCAAAGGCAGGAGTAATGCTGATATTGCAACTGAACTATTTATCAGTACAGAAACAGTTAAAACACATAATAGAAATATTAAATCGAAATTGAATATTGAAAATAGAGCAGATCTAGTAAAATATGCAATTGATAATCTATTAGTTTAG
- a CDS encoding sensor histidine kinase, whose protein sequence is MFIYCRLLIFLLLLYATNTFGFLIKADSQQVLNCTEGVQIYADESPLIINDIPYFPNLWIDQSISGLSNGPFNKGKWCKLTIESNQKIDKILCFKYTLIPVFKLWIESDKKDLEIINAGTKSDFHQEENNYNFRGYSIPLSFEAGETKEIYYFMDGEGWPTHTDIFLYESDTFYNNVHNEREVIKILRIIVLVFLTLGLIIGLSTRKKIFVFYAISFYGGLLFAESELGLFLKYIPIELEQLNYVIRHVANMIYVTFLMYFYYYIADRDPSFRKILIWITPGIFTYTVLTTLLLVYVSNYIVVASIFTSIVLLSWISFGLCFYVLLKQWNKNNSLAKYTFIVFISRLFVIAVFVSLPHMGIIERANFTDYLYYIFITYESLSYFAILINHLLKVYEEHNSLLISQKNYEKEYSQAILRGQEEERNRIGRELHDYVGGNLALVNKSDDLGDKEIKSIISKTIKVVRDMSHGLLSPTLDSINFKEAILDLGARYNNENMHVYLQFHSWPESTNSDNLNHCYRITQELLTNAKKHSNATSIYLQFFGEKNANIGRIIYEDNGIGFDIKKINEGIGLKNIKYRSNVIGGTITIESSVYGTFIRIEEINL, encoded by the coding sequence ATGTTCATCTACTGTCGTTTATTAATTTTTTTATTACTACTATATGCTACTAACACTTTCGGTTTTTTAATTAAAGCTGATAGTCAGCAAGTATTAAATTGTACAGAAGGAGTGCAGATTTATGCAGATGAATCTCCATTAATAATTAATGACATTCCATATTTTCCCAACCTATGGATTGATCAATCAATTAGTGGCCTCTCAAACGGACCTTTTAATAAAGGTAAGTGGTGTAAATTAACCATTGAGAGTAATCAAAAAATTGATAAAATTCTTTGTTTTAAATATACTCTTATTCCAGTTTTTAAATTATGGATCGAATCAGATAAGAAAGATTTAGAAATAATTAATGCAGGTACAAAATCAGATTTCCATCAAGAAGAGAATAATTACAATTTTAGAGGGTATTCTATCCCTTTGAGTTTTGAGGCAGGGGAGACAAAAGAAATATACTATTTTATGGATGGTGAAGGTTGGCCTACGCATACCGACATATTTTTATATGAAAGTGATACCTTTTATAACAATGTACATAATGAGCGAGAAGTAATAAAAATATTAAGAATTATTGTATTAGTATTTCTTACTTTGGGTTTGATAATAGGCCTATCTACGAGGAAAAAAATATTTGTTTTTTATGCGATATCATTTTATGGAGGGTTACTTTTTGCAGAAAGTGAACTGGGCTTATTTTTAAAATATATACCAATAGAATTAGAGCAATTAAACTATGTGATAAGGCATGTAGCGAATATGATATACGTTACATTTCTGATGTATTTCTACTATTATATTGCAGATAGGGACCCGAGTTTTAGAAAAATATTAATATGGATAACACCAGGAATATTTACTTATACAGTTCTAACTACCTTGTTGCTGGTATATGTATCTAATTACATTGTTGTAGCAAGTATTTTTACAAGTATTGTTCTTTTATCATGGATTAGTTTTGGCTTGTGTTTTTATGTTTTGTTAAAACAATGGAATAAAAATAATTCATTAGCAAAATATACATTCATCGTTTTTATTTCAAGGCTTTTTGTAATTGCAGTTTTTGTTTCTTTACCTCATATGGGGATAATAGAAAGGGCTAATTTTACAGATTATCTTTATTATATTTTTATTACATACGAATCACTATCATACTTTGCTATCTTGATTAATCACTTACTAAAGGTGTATGAAGAGCATAATTCATTATTAATTTCTCAAAAAAATTACGAAAAAGAATACTCACAAGCCATTCTTAGAGGACAGGAAGAAGAAAGAAATAGAATAGGAAGGGAGCTCCATGATTATGTTGGCGGAAATTTAGCACTAGTAAATAAATCAGATGATTTAGGTGATAAAGAAATTAAATCCATAATTTCTAAAACGATAAAAGTAGTTAGAGATATGAGCCATGGTTTACTATCTCCAACACTTGATTCTATTAACTTTAAAGAAGCTATTTTAGATTTAGGAGCAAGGTATAATAATGAAAACATGCATGTTTATCTTCAGTTTCACTCATGGCCCGAAAGTACAAATTCAGACAATTTAAACCATTGTTATAGAATTACACAAGAGTTACTAACCAATGCAAAAAAACATAGTAATGCTACTTCTATATATTTACAGTTTTTTGGGGAAAAGAATGCAAATATTGGCCGTATTATTTATGAGGATAACGGAATTGGCTTTGATATAAAAAAAATAAATGAAGGAATTGGACTCAAAAATATTAAATACCGTTCAAATGTCATTGGAGGGACGATTACAATAGAGTCTTCTGTTTACGGAACATTTATTAGAATTGAAGAAATTAATTTATAA
- a CDS encoding DEAD/DEAH box helicase, which produces MTFESLGVMPSILEALETRGYTTPTPIQEKSIPFILEGRDLQGCAQTGTGKTAAFCIPIIQRLSQNPKKGNKIRTLILTPTRELALQIGESFSEYNENNNLKQLVIFGGVSQEKQVKRLKQGVDVLIATPGRLLDLMQQKFISLSHLEIFVLDEADRMLDMGFIHDIKKILKVLPEKRQSLFFSATMPDSIVQISNRILTKPKKVEVTPVSSTAETIDQFIYYVDKRNKKKLLFEVLEDESMDSILIFTRTKRGANHIAGTLSDKGVKAEAIHGNKSQTARQRALSNFKDKKIRVLVATDIAARGIDISQLKFVINFEVSDTPETYVHRIGRSGRAGEEGVAYTFADGSELKDVKAIEKLIGKRIPEIKDHSFPMLEKESDLAKVTAKKQKQGQRIRSKGAPKKGRNTSSGGGNSGGNNRNRARRGNTKKS; this is translated from the coding sequence ATGACATTTGAATCCCTTGGCGTAATGCCATCTATCCTTGAAGCACTTGAAACTCGTGGATATACAACACCAACTCCTATTCAAGAAAAATCTATCCCTTTTATTTTAGAAGGTCGTGATTTACAAGGATGTGCACAAACAGGAACAGGTAAAACTGCAGCCTTTTGTATACCAATTATTCAGCGTCTTTCTCAGAATCCTAAAAAGGGGAATAAAATTAGAACATTAATTTTAACACCTACTAGAGAGTTAGCCTTACAAATTGGAGAAAGTTTCAGTGAGTATAATGAGAATAATAATTTAAAACAGCTTGTTATTTTTGGTGGTGTATCTCAAGAAAAACAAGTTAAAAGATTAAAACAAGGTGTAGATGTTCTAATAGCAACTCCTGGTCGTTTATTAGATTTAATGCAGCAAAAGTTTATATCTCTTTCTCACTTAGAAATTTTTGTTCTAGATGAGGCTGACAGAATGTTAGATATGGGTTTTATCCATGATATAAAGAAGATATTAAAAGTACTTCCAGAGAAAAGACAATCTTTATTTTTCTCTGCAACTATGCCTGATAGTATTGTACAGATCTCTAACAGAATTCTTACAAAACCTAAAAAAGTAGAAGTTACTCCTGTTTCTTCTACTGCAGAAACTATCGATCAATTTATTTATTATGTAGATAAACGTAATAAGAAAAAGTTACTTTTTGAAGTATTAGAAGATGAGTCTATGGATTCCATTCTAATTTTTACACGTACCAAAAGAGGAGCAAATCACATTGCCGGTACTTTAAGTGATAAAGGTGTTAAAGCTGAAGCAATACACGGTAATAAATCTCAAACTGCAAGACAAAGAGCTTTATCTAATTTTAAAGATAAAAAAATTAGAGTATTAGTTGCTACTGATATTGCTGCAAGAGGGATTGATATCAGCCAACTAAAATTTGTAATTAATTTTGAGGTATCTGATACTCCAGAAACTTATGTACATAGAATTGGTAGATCTGGCCGCGCAGGAGAAGAAGGTGTTGCATACACTTTTGCTGATGGCTCTGAATTAAAAGATGTAAAGGCCATTGAGAAATTAATTGGTAAAAGAATACCTGAAATTAAAGATCATTCTTTCCCAATGCTTGAGAAAGAAAGTGACCTTGCAAAGGTTACTGCCAAAAAACAAAAACAAGGACAAAGAATTAGGTCTAAAGGTGCTCCTAAGAAAGGTAGAAATACATCTTCTGGTGGTGGCAATAGTGGCGGAAATAATAGAAATAGAGCGAGAAGAGGTAACACTAAAAAATCTTAA
- the htpG gene encoding molecular chaperone HtpG, whose protein sequence is MASKGSISVNTENIFPIIKKFLYSDHDIFLRELVANAVDATQKLQKLASMGEFNGELGDLTIQVDVDKEAKTISITDRGLGMTEDEVEKYINQVAFSGATEFVEKFKDVDTSTIIGKFGLGFYSAFMVADNVDVITKSFKDEPAVKWECDGSTTYEITPSDKADRGTTIVLHVNEDSEEFVDEHRLRQILDRYSKFMPIPIQVGVDKRTEKEGEGDDAKDVEIVEPHIINKNEPLWTKDPKTLTDEDYLNFYKELYPMSEEPLFWIHLNVDYPFELTGILYFPKVSEDITPHKDKIQLYSRQVFITDNVEEIMPEFLRLMHGVIDSPDIPLNVSRSYLQSDANVKKISSYVTRKVGDRLSSLFKNDRENYEKKWESIGLFVKYGMMTDDKFFDKAKKFCLFENIDGKKFTLEEYKEHIASNQVDKDGKSVFLYASDQGTQDTYIQAAKKKGYDVLKMDTMIDNHFVSNTEHKFENVTMKRIDSDTVNNLIETDEKNESVLTEDETKNLVDIFKRALNNDKLEPKVEAMTADELPVMITKPEFMRRMEEMSAMQGGMGGMFGGFPGGDTVTINGNSELVGRILKEENTDAQDKLVKHAYDLAKLSQGNLKGADLTAFINRSLDII, encoded by the coding sequence ATGGCGTCAAAAGGTTCTATTTCAGTAAATACTGAAAATATCTTTCCAATAATTAAAAAGTTCTTGTATTCTGATCACGATATATTTTTACGTGAATTAGTAGCAAACGCAGTTGATGCAACTCAGAAACTTCAAAAGTTAGCATCTATGGGAGAATTCAACGGGGAATTAGGAGATCTAACAATCCAAGTTGATGTAGATAAAGAAGCAAAAACAATCTCAATTACTGACAGAGGTCTTGGTATGACCGAAGATGAGGTTGAAAAATATATTAATCAAGTAGCATTTTCTGGAGCAACAGAATTTGTTGAAAAATTTAAAGATGTAGATACATCAACTATCATTGGTAAATTCGGTTTAGGTTTCTATTCTGCATTTATGGTTGCTGATAATGTTGATGTAATCACTAAGTCGTTTAAAGACGAGCCAGCTGTTAAATGGGAATGTGATGGATCTACTACTTACGAAATCACACCATCTGACAAGGCGGATAGAGGAACTACAATTGTTCTTCATGTAAACGAAGATTCTGAAGAATTTGTAGACGAGCACCGTTTACGTCAGATCTTAGATCGTTACTCTAAATTTATGCCTATTCCAATTCAAGTAGGTGTTGATAAGAGAACAGAAAAAGAAGGTGAAGGTGATGATGCTAAAGATGTGGAAATTGTTGAACCACATATCATCAATAAAAACGAACCTTTATGGACTAAAGATCCTAAAACATTAACAGACGAGGATTACTTAAACTTCTACAAGGAGTTGTATCCAATGTCTGAGGAGCCTTTATTCTGGATTCACTTAAATGTAGATTATCCATTCGAATTAACTGGTATTCTTTACTTCCCTAAAGTAAGCGAAGATATCACTCCTCATAAAGATAAAATTCAATTGTACTCTCGTCAGGTATTTATCACTGACAATGTAGAGGAAATCATGCCTGAGTTCTTACGCTTAATGCATGGTGTAATTGATTCTCCAGATATTCCATTGAACGTTTCTCGTTCTTACTTACAATCTGATGCTAACGTAAAGAAAATTTCTAGCTACGTTACACGTAAAGTAGGTGATAGATTGAGCAGCTTGTTCAAAAATGACCGTGAGAACTATGAGAAGAAATGGGAAAGTATTGGTCTATTCGTAAAATACGGAATGATGACTGATGATAAATTCTTTGACAAAGCGAAAAAATTCTGCCTTTTTGAAAACATTGATGGCAAGAAATTTACGCTTGAAGAATACAAAGAGCATATTGCTTCTAACCAAGTTGATAAAGATGGTAAATCTGTATTCTTATATGCTTCGGATCAAGGTACTCAAGATACTTACATCCAAGCTGCTAAGAAGAAAGGGTATGATGTCTTGAAAATGGACACTATGATTGATAATCATTTTGTTAGCAATACAGAGCATAAGTTCGAAAATGTTACAATGAAGCGTATCGACTCTGATACTGTAAACAACTTGATTGAAACAGATGAGAAAAACGAATCAGTTCTAACTGAAGATGAAACTAAGAATTTAGTAGATATCTTTAAAAGAGCATTAAACAACGACAAATTAGAGCCTAAAGTTGAAGCTATGACAGCTGATGAACTTCCGGTAATGATTACTAAACCTGAGTTTATGCGTAGAATGGAAGAAATGTCAGCAATGCAAGGTGGCATGGGTGGCATGTTTGGCGGATTCCCAGGTGGTGATACTGTAACTATTAACGGTAACAGTGAACTTGTTGGAAGAATCTTGAAAGAAGAAAATACAGATGCTCAAGATAAATTGGTAAAACATGCTTATGATTTAGCAAAACTATCTCAAGGTAACTTGAAAGGTGCTGATCTTACTGCATTTATCAACCGTTCTTTAGATATTATCTAG